The following are encoded together in the Archocentrus centrarchus isolate MPI-CPG fArcCen1 chromosome 23, fArcCen1, whole genome shotgun sequence genome:
- the ing3 gene encoding inhibitor of growth protein 3 isoform X1, whose amino-acid sequence MLYLEDYLEMIEQLPMDLRDRFTEMREMDLQVQNATDQLEQKVIEFFVNAKKNKPEWREEQMEVIKKDYYKALEDADEKVQLANQIYDLVDRHLRKLDQELAKFKMELEADNAGITEILERRSLEMDSPSQPVNNHHVHSHAATEKRKYSTPTHHTTEHVPEKKFKSEALLSTLTSDASKENTPGCRTNSTSSSTNNVYSVNSSQPLASYNLSSLPPGPGAGAGAITMAAAQAVQATAQMKEGRRTSSLKASYEAIKNNDFQLGRDFALSRDSTAGFSSSALASTLTQTLTPSTTSDSRGRKSKSSIKSSNHQSSSSSSSSSLSSCSSSSALAQELSQQASVLPEAEANSQVDWTYDPNEPRYCICNQVSYGEMVGCDNTDIDLRAEIDSHEAVLPSHSLKLQTGRVIGLQLWKPGGTKSLQVI is encoded by the exons ATGCTGTACCTAGAGGACTACCTAGAGA TGATCGAGCAGCTACCCATGGATCTCCGCGACAGGTTTACGGAAATGAGGGAGATGGACCTGCAGGTTCAGA ATGCCACGGATCAGCTGGAGCAGAAAGTCATCGAGTTCTTCGTCAATGCCAAGAAGAACAAACCGGAGTGGAGGGAGGAGCAGATGGAGGTCATTAAAAAG gaTTACTACAAAGCTCTGGAAGATGCAGATGAGAAAGTTCAGCTGGCCAATCAGATCTATGACCTG GTGGACCGTCACCTGCGGAAACTGGACCAGGAACTGGCCAAGTTTAAGATGGAGCTGGAGGCCGACAACGCCGGCATCACTGAAATCCTGGAGAGAC GATCGCTGGAGATGGACAGCCCATCACAGCCCGTCAATAACCACCACGTCCACTCGCACGCCGCCACAGAGA AGAGGAAGTACAGCACCCCGACTCATCACACCACGGAACACGTCCCCGAGAAGAAGTTCAAGTCTGAAGCTCTGCTCTCTACGCTCACATCAGACGCATCTAAGGAGAACACGCCAG GCTGCCGTACCAACAGCACGTCCTCATCCACCAACAATGTGTACAGCGTAAACTCCTCCCAGCCTCTGGCCTCCTACAACCTGAGCTCGCTGCCCCCAGGGCCCGGGGCCGGAGCCGGCGCCATCACCATGGCTGCCGCACAGGCGGTGCAAGCCACAGCTCAG ATGAAGGAGGGCCGGCGGACGTCGAGCCTCAAAGCGAGCTACGAGGCCATCAAAAACAACGACTTTCAGCTGGGCAGAGACTTCGCTCTGTCCCGCGACAGCACGGCCGGTTTCTCCTCCTCCGCCCTCGCCTCCACCCTCACCCAGACCCTCACCCCCAGCACCACCTCTGACTCCCGAGGACGCAAGTCTAA GAGCAGCATCAAGTCTTCCAATCATCAGTCGTCTtcgtcatcctcctcctcctcgctgtCCTCATGTTCTTCGTCATCTGCCCTCGCCCAGGAGCTCTCCCAGCAGGCGTCGGTGCTGCCTGAGGCCGAGGCCAACAGTCAGGTGGACTGGACCTACGACCCCAACGAGCCCCGATACTGCATCTGTAACCAG GTTTCCTATGGAGAGATGGTTGGCTGTGACAACACAGAC ATTGATCTCAGAGCTGAAATTGATTCCCATGAGGCTGTGCTCCCCTCTCATTCATTAAAACTACAAACAGGACGAGTTATTGGACTACAACTATGGAAGCCTGGTGGCACTAAATCATTACAAGTCATTTGA
- the ing3 gene encoding inhibitor of growth protein 3 isoform X3 codes for MLYLEDYLEMIEQLPMDLRDRFTEMREMDLQVQNATDQLEQKVIEFFVNAKKNKPEWREEQMEVIKKVDRHLRKLDQELAKFKMELEADNAGITEILERRSLEMDSPSQPVNNHHVHSHAATEKRKYSTPTHHTTEHVPEKKFKSEALLSTLTSDASKENTPGCRTNSTSSSTNNVYSVNSSQPLASYNLSSLPPGPGAGAGAITMAAAQAVQATAQMKEGRRTSSLKASYEAIKNNDFQLGRDFALSRDSTAGFSSSALASTLTQTLTPSTTSDSRGRKSKSSIKSSNHQSSSSSSSSSLSSCSSSSALAQELSQQASVLPEAEANSQVDWTYDPNEPRYCICNQVSYGEMVGCDNTDIDLRAEIDSHEAVLPSHSLKLQTGRVIGLQLWKPGGTKSLQVI; via the exons ATGCTGTACCTAGAGGACTACCTAGAGA TGATCGAGCAGCTACCCATGGATCTCCGCGACAGGTTTACGGAAATGAGGGAGATGGACCTGCAGGTTCAGA ATGCCACGGATCAGCTGGAGCAGAAAGTCATCGAGTTCTTCGTCAATGCCAAGAAGAACAAACCGGAGTGGAGGGAGGAGCAGATGGAGGTCATTAAAAAG GTGGACCGTCACCTGCGGAAACTGGACCAGGAACTGGCCAAGTTTAAGATGGAGCTGGAGGCCGACAACGCCGGCATCACTGAAATCCTGGAGAGAC GATCGCTGGAGATGGACAGCCCATCACAGCCCGTCAATAACCACCACGTCCACTCGCACGCCGCCACAGAGA AGAGGAAGTACAGCACCCCGACTCATCACACCACGGAACACGTCCCCGAGAAGAAGTTCAAGTCTGAAGCTCTGCTCTCTACGCTCACATCAGACGCATCTAAGGAGAACACGCCAG GCTGCCGTACCAACAGCACGTCCTCATCCACCAACAATGTGTACAGCGTAAACTCCTCCCAGCCTCTGGCCTCCTACAACCTGAGCTCGCTGCCCCCAGGGCCCGGGGCCGGAGCCGGCGCCATCACCATGGCTGCCGCACAGGCGGTGCAAGCCACAGCTCAG ATGAAGGAGGGCCGGCGGACGTCGAGCCTCAAAGCGAGCTACGAGGCCATCAAAAACAACGACTTTCAGCTGGGCAGAGACTTCGCTCTGTCCCGCGACAGCACGGCCGGTTTCTCCTCCTCCGCCCTCGCCTCCACCCTCACCCAGACCCTCACCCCCAGCACCACCTCTGACTCCCGAGGACGCAAGTCTAA GAGCAGCATCAAGTCTTCCAATCATCAGTCGTCTtcgtcatcctcctcctcctcgctgtCCTCATGTTCTTCGTCATCTGCCCTCGCCCAGGAGCTCTCCCAGCAGGCGTCGGTGCTGCCTGAGGCCGAGGCCAACAGTCAGGTGGACTGGACCTACGACCCCAACGAGCCCCGATACTGCATCTGTAACCAG GTTTCCTATGGAGAGATGGTTGGCTGTGACAACACAGAC ATTGATCTCAGAGCTGAAATTGATTCCCATGAGGCTGTGCTCCCCTCTCATTCATTAAAACTACAAACAGGACGAGTTATTGGACTACAACTATGGAAGCCTGGTGGCACTAAATCATTACAAGTCATTTGA
- the ing3 gene encoding inhibitor of growth protein 3 isoform X2, with protein sequence MLYLEDYLEMIEQLPMDLRDRFTEMREMDLQVQNATDQLEQKVIEFFVNAKKNKPEWREEQMEVIKKDYYKALEDADEKVQLANQIYDLVDRHLRKLDQELAKFKMELEADNAGITEILERRSLEMDSPSQPVNNHHVHSHAATEKRKYSTPTHHTTEHVPEKKFKSEALLSTLTSDASKENTPGCRTNSTSSSTNNVYSVNSSQPLASYNLSSLPPGPGAGAGAITMAAAQAVQATAQMKEGRRTSSLKASYEAIKNNDFQLGRDFALSRDSTAGFSSSALASTLTQTLTPSTTSDSRGRKSKSSIKSSNHQSSSSSSSSSLSSCSSSSALAQELSQQASVLPEAEANSQVDWTYDPNEPRYCICNQVSYGEMVGCDNTDCPIEWFHYGCVGLTEAPKGKWYCPQCTAAMKRRGSRHK encoded by the exons ATGCTGTACCTAGAGGACTACCTAGAGA TGATCGAGCAGCTACCCATGGATCTCCGCGACAGGTTTACGGAAATGAGGGAGATGGACCTGCAGGTTCAGA ATGCCACGGATCAGCTGGAGCAGAAAGTCATCGAGTTCTTCGTCAATGCCAAGAAGAACAAACCGGAGTGGAGGGAGGAGCAGATGGAGGTCATTAAAAAG gaTTACTACAAAGCTCTGGAAGATGCAGATGAGAAAGTTCAGCTGGCCAATCAGATCTATGACCTG GTGGACCGTCACCTGCGGAAACTGGACCAGGAACTGGCCAAGTTTAAGATGGAGCTGGAGGCCGACAACGCCGGCATCACTGAAATCCTGGAGAGAC GATCGCTGGAGATGGACAGCCCATCACAGCCCGTCAATAACCACCACGTCCACTCGCACGCCGCCACAGAGA AGAGGAAGTACAGCACCCCGACTCATCACACCACGGAACACGTCCCCGAGAAGAAGTTCAAGTCTGAAGCTCTGCTCTCTACGCTCACATCAGACGCATCTAAGGAGAACACGCCAG GCTGCCGTACCAACAGCACGTCCTCATCCACCAACAATGTGTACAGCGTAAACTCCTCCCAGCCTCTGGCCTCCTACAACCTGAGCTCGCTGCCCCCAGGGCCCGGGGCCGGAGCCGGCGCCATCACCATGGCTGCCGCACAGGCGGTGCAAGCCACAGCTCAG ATGAAGGAGGGCCGGCGGACGTCGAGCCTCAAAGCGAGCTACGAGGCCATCAAAAACAACGACTTTCAGCTGGGCAGAGACTTCGCTCTGTCCCGCGACAGCACGGCCGGTTTCTCCTCCTCCGCCCTCGCCTCCACCCTCACCCAGACCCTCACCCCCAGCACCACCTCTGACTCCCGAGGACGCAAGTCTAA GAGCAGCATCAAGTCTTCCAATCATCAGTCGTCTtcgtcatcctcctcctcctcgctgtCCTCATGTTCTTCGTCATCTGCCCTCGCCCAGGAGCTCTCCCAGCAGGCGTCGGTGCTGCCTGAGGCCGAGGCCAACAGTCAGGTGGACTGGACCTACGACCCCAACGAGCCCCGATACTGCATCTGTAACCAG GTTTCCTATGGAGAGATGGTTGGCTGTGACAACACAGAC TGTCCGATCGAGTGGTTCCACTACGGCTGCGTCGGCCTGACGGAGGCTCCGAAGGGGAAGTGGTATTGCCCTCAGTGCACGGCCGCCATGAAGAGGAGGGGCAGCCGCCACAAATAG